The genomic stretch TATGGCCTCCTCCAAAACCGCTGTGAAAAGTACAACAAAGTGCAAGGAAGTGGAATTGTGGTATAGCGCGTACCGCTTTCGGGCTGGCAAAGACATTGCGACACAGAGGCGCAGAGAAAACAGGGGCGGGAAACTTCTTAAGTCTTCTTCCTTGGTACTGTTGCTTTTCTCTGTTTTCTCTGCGTCTCTGTGTCGCATATTCCCTGGCTTCTGTCCGGAGAGAGCGGATGGGGCAGGTTCCCGCAAACGGCTGTGAAAAGTACAACAAAGTGCAAGGAAAGTGCAAGGGTGGCAATTCGGGAACCGTGTGATACAATTCGCCGACGTTTTTGTAGACCCCCACGCAGGAGCACGCGACGATGGAACTCAAGAAACTTCAGGTCTGGTTTATCACCGGCAGTCAGCATCTGTACGGGCCCGAGACGCTCAAGCAGGTGGCCGCGGATTCGCAGAAGATCGCCCAGGGACTCTCGCAGTCGGCGGGCGTTTGCGTGGAGGTGGTGTACAAGCCGGTGCTGACGACGGCAGAGGCCATCCGTACGATCTGCCTCGAGGCCAACGCCGCGCCTGACTGCGTGGGGCTGATCGCGTGGATGCACACGTTCAGCCCGGCCAAGATGTGGATCGGCGGGCTGTCGATCCTGGCCAAGCCCTTCATGCACCTGCACACGCAGTTCAACCGCGACATCCCCTGGTCGAGCATCGACATGGACTTCATGAACCTCAACCAGTCCGCCCACGGCGGCCGCGAGTTCGGGTTCATCTGCACGCGCATGCGAAAGAACCGCAAGGTCGTGGTGGGGCACTGGCAGGAGCCGGCAGTCGAGGCGCAGGTCGACGCCTGGGCCCGCGCGGCGTGCGCCTGGCACGACGCCCAGGGCGGCAAGATCGCCCGCTTCGGCGACAACATGCGAGACGTGGCCGTCACCGAAGGCGACAAGGTCGAGGCCCAGATGCGGCTGGGATACAGCGTCAACGGATACGGCATGGGCGAGTTGGCCAAACGCGTGACGGCAGTGGGCGACGCCGAGGCTGACCGCCTCGCCGGCCAGTACGATCAGCAGTACGATCTGGCGGCAGACATCCGTCCCGGCGGGGCGAAGCGCGGCGCGCTGCGGGAGGCGGCGCGGATCGATCTGGGCATGCGGGCGTTCCTGACCGAGGGAAACTTCAAGGCCTTCACGACGACGTTCGAGGACCTGCACGGTCTGGCGCAACTGCCGGGCCTGGCGGTGCAGCGTCTGATGGCCGACGGGTACGGGTTCGGCGCCGAGGGGGACTGGAAGACCGCGGCGCTGGTGCGGGCGATGAAGGTGATGGCGGCGGGCCGCCGCGGCGGCACGAGCTTCATGGAAGATTACACATACCACCTGGACCCGGCGGGCATGAAAGTGCTGGGGGCACACATGCTGGAGGTTTGCCCCAGCATCGCCGCGGGCAAACCTGTGCTGGACATCCGCCCGCTGTCGATCGGCGGCAAGGACGATCCGGCGCGGCTGATCTTCAACGTGCCGGCGGGGCCGGCGATCAACGCCACCGTCATCGACATGGGCAATCGGTTCCGGATGATCGTCAACGAGGTGGACGCTGTGGCGCCCGAGCACGACCTGCCGAATCTGCCGGTGGCGCGGGCGCTGTGGGTTCCGCGGCCGAGCCTTGCGGTGGCGGCGGGCGGGTGGATCCTCGCCGGCGGGGCGCATCACACGGGCTTCAGCATGGCGTTGACGGCAGAGCACATGGAGGACTTCGCCGACATCGCGGGGATCGAGTTCGTTCTGATCGGCGGCGGTACGGAGATCCGCACGCTCAAGCAGGAGCTTCGCTGGAACGAGATGTATTACGCCTGACGCGGTTCTGCTGCGGAACCTGTGCGAAAGGAACCGAGCGATGTTCTATGTCTGGGGAACGGTGCTGGTGCTGTTCAACGCGATCTTCTTCGTGATGAATCTCTTTGGTCTGCCGGGCAACTGGCTGATCGTGCTGGCGATGGGGGGCTTCGCCTGGTGGCAGTGGAACCCCGCCCTGAGCCCGTGGGCCCAGCCCGTCTCCCTGCAGAGCCTGATCCTGCTGCTGGTGCTGGCGATCCTGGGCGAGATCATCGAGTTCGTCGCGGGCCTGGCCGGGGCGCGAAAGGCCTCGGGATCGTGGTGGGGCTCGATCGGCGCGCTGGGCGGTTCACTGGTGGGGGCCGCTGTCGGAACCTTCGTGATTCCCATCCCGCTGCTGGGCACGCTCATCGGCGCCTGCGCGGGGGCCTTCGCAGGGGCGCTGCTGTTTGAAATGGCCTCGGGCAAACCGCTCAAGCCCGCCGTCGCCGTGGGCAAAGGCGCCGGCATCGGCCGACTCCTGGGCACCGTCGGCAAGATGGCCGTCGGCGTCATCATGCTCATCGCCGCGGCGATCGCGATCTACTGGCCGTGATCGGCAGGCGGTCGCCCGTGCCGGGGCATTAATCGTTTGAGGTGCCGGCCGCCGTCTACGAAGATCACCTGGCCGGTGATGAAATCGCTTTCCAGCAGGAACATCGCGGCGTGGACTATGGCCTCGACCGAACCGACCTTGTGCATCGGGTTGGTCCAGGTGAGCTTGTCATACGCGTCGGCCGGTTCGCCCGGCGGGGGGATAATGAGACCAGGGGCGATGGCGTTGACGGCCACCGCCGGGGCGAGCTCGACGGCCAGGAGCTGCGTCAACTGCAGCAGCATGCGCTTGCTCAAGTGATACGCTGCGTGCGAGGCGTCCTGGTCGAGCACCGTCGCGTCGAGAAAGTTGATGATGTGCCCGGGCCGCTTCTGGGCGGCAAAGGCCCGCGCCAGCTCCAGTGGCGCCAGGGCGTTGATCTGCACGTGCCGCGAGAGGTCTTCAGCCGTAAGGTCCAGCACGCGGCCACCCTCGTAGATCGACGCGCTGTTGACGAGGATATCCAGCGGTCCGACGGTCTCGACGGCGCGGGCGAGGAGGGTCTTGACGGCGGTTTCATCGGACAGGTCAGCCGCGAGGGCAGAGGCTCGAACGCCCATCGCCGTCAGTTCGTCGACGAGCTCATCGGCCTGTCTTTCGGAACGGTTGTAGTGTACGGCGACATTGGCTCCGCGGGCGGCCAATGCCAGCGCCATGGCGCGTCCCAGCCTCAGGGCGCCGCCGGTGATCAGGGCGGTCTTCTCGGCGAGTTTGTCCATGCGTCTATTTCACCGCAAACCCGATGGAAAAAAAAGAAAGAGTCCAGAATATTAGCCATTTACCTCCTTGACGGAATTTGAAACCTGCCTTACGTTGGTTAAGTCAGGAGTAGGGACCTGACAACACGCGATTCCGCATCGCGAGGGAAACGCCGGCTCAAACCGGCAATACATCGAAGGAGAGGGAAATGAAAGCAGCGCTCGTTCTGTCGGCGGTTGTGTTGTCTCTGCGCAGCATGAGTTCTATCCGCATCAGGCAGCATTGAAGACACGTCTTGTGGTTCAGGTTTAGTTCTTGACAAAAACGTGATGTGCGATTACTATATGGACCGAGCATGGAGAGAGGTCCAGTCTGAGTGGCCGGTCAAGGCCATAAAGGAGCTAGAAGAATGAGGATGGCAATTACCAGCATCTGTGTATGCGTTCTGCTTATGGCTTCATACGTGCAGGCCGATACCATCAGCTACAGCAACACCTACGGTCCGACGGCGGTTCCCTTTGGGGCGACGGCCGTCGCTTTGTCCAAATTCAATCCGGCGTTGGGAACGCTGACCAAAGTGACGCTGCAACTCAATGCCAACACCAGCAGCGGGGCCATCGCATGGGATAACGAATCGGGTCTGTTGACCGATGTTGATCTGGGGATCGGCGCCACGGTGACCGCGGTTGCGCCGCTGAGCCTGATTACGGTCATTGCGGTTCCCATGCAGACCGGATCGGCTTTTGGCGTGGCCGCTGACAACGACGCTGCGGCCGACTACATCGGCACCGACTCGTTCAGCGTGACCGGTGGCACCGGGTCTGACAGCAAGTCGGCCTTTACTACCAGCAGCCTGGGCACGTTTCTTGCCACGTTTGCCGGAGAGACCTTCGACGCGACCATCAACGCTACGCTCAAGAAGATGATCAGCACTGATGGCGGCGAAGGGCTGAACCAGACGACGGCTGGGATATCGAACGGCACGCTCACGGTCACCTATGAATACACCCCCATCCCCGAGCCGGTCACGATGAGCCTGCTGGGCCTGGGCGGTCTGGGCATGCTCCTGAAGCGCCGACGCTAGAACGCACGACTCTGTCACACCGACAGGCGGACCTTCGCGGGCCCGCCTGTTCTTTGCGCGCGTGTCGCGGACGTCCCGTCGGCGCGTATCCGCGGGCATCTTGCCCGCGATCTCTGCTCGCCGCTTTTTTCTACGCACGTCGCCTTGCCCGCCCGTAAAATACGCCCCTCACACAGGAGCCGACCATGGCCGCTTATGACGAACTGCTGGGCTTTATCAACGAACTGCAAATCATCGACTCGCACGAGCATCTGCCCCCCGAGGCCCAGCGCGACCAGAACTCCGATGTCCTCTCGGAGTGGCTGTTCCATTACTTCTCCTGCGATCTGATCTCGGCCGGCATGAGCGACGACGCCATGGGGCAGGTCCGCGACTCCAAGCAACCTCTCGCCAAGCGGTGGAAGATCGTCCAGCCGTTCTGGGACGCGGCCCGCAGCACCGGCTACGGCCGCTCGCTCGATATTGCCGCCCGCGGGCTCTACGGTCTCGACGGCGTCACGGGCAAGACCATCGAGCCGCTCAACGAGGCGTTCAAGGCCGCCCGCGCCAAGGGCGGGCACTACCAGTACGTGCTCAAAGACAAGAGCCGCATCGCCCTGTCGCTGGCGGCAGGTGCGGTCGTCACGCCGTACGAGAGAGACTTCTTCGCCGTCTCGCAGTACCTCGACGAGTTCATCACGCCCGGACACATCAACCGTGTGCGCCAGGTGGGCCAGGAAGTCGGCGTGGAGATTCACTCGATCGAAGACTGGGAGCATGCCCTCGAACTGCACGTGGACAAGTGCCTCAAGGGCGGGGCGGTGGCCCTCAAGTGCGGCCTGGCGTACTCGCGCACGCTGCTGTTCGAGAAGACCCCGCGCGCCGTCGCCGAGGAAGAGTTCAACCGCTTCTTCGGCCCCAATCATTCGGCCCCATGGCAGCCAGGAACGCACATGGCCAAGGGCTTCCAGGACTACATGATGCACGCGCTGCTGAAGCTCGCCGACGCGCGCGGGCTGACTTTCCAGATCCACACCGGCCTGCACGAGGGCAACGGAAACCAC from Planctomycetaceae bacterium encodes the following:
- the araA gene encoding L-arabinose isomerase, with translation MELKKLQVWFITGSQHLYGPETLKQVAADSQKIAQGLSQSAGVCVEVVYKPVLTTAEAIRTICLEANAAPDCVGLIAWMHTFSPAKMWIGGLSILAKPFMHLHTQFNRDIPWSSIDMDFMNLNQSAHGGREFGFICTRMRKNRKVVVGHWQEPAVEAQVDAWARAACAWHDAQGGKIARFGDNMRDVAVTEGDKVEAQMRLGYSVNGYGMGELAKRVTAVGDAEADRLAGQYDQQYDLAADIRPGGAKRGALREAARIDLGMRAFLTEGNFKAFTTTFEDLHGLAQLPGLAVQRLMADGYGFGAEGDWKTAALVRAMKVMAAGRRGGTSFMEDYTYHLDPAGMKVLGAHMLEVCPSIAAGKPVLDIRPLSIGGKDDPARLIFNVPAGPAINATVIDMGNRFRMIVNEVDAVAPEHDLPNLPVARALWVPRPSLAVAAGGWILAGGAHHTGFSMALTAEHMEDFADIAGIEFVLIGGGTEIRTLKQELRWNEMYYA
- a CDS encoding DUF456 domain-containing protein, coding for MFYVWGTVLVLFNAIFFVMNLFGLPGNWLIVLAMGGFAWWQWNPALSPWAQPVSLQSLILLLVLAILGEIIEFVAGLAGARKASGSWWGSIGALGGSLVGAAVGTFVIPIPLLGTLIGACAGAFAGALLFEMASGKPLKPAVAVGKGAGIGRLLGTVGKMAVGVIMLIAAAIAIYWP
- a CDS encoding choice-of-anchor E domain-containing protein translates to MASYVQADTISYSNTYGPTAVPFGATAVALSKFNPALGTLTKVTLQLNANTSSGAIAWDNESGLLTDVDLGIGATVTAVAPLSLITVIAVPMQTGSAFGVAADNDAAADYIGTDSFSVTGGTGSDSKSAFTTSSLGTFLATFAGETFDATINATLKKMISTDGGEGLNQTTAGISNGTLTVTYEYTPIPEPVTMSLLGLGGLGMLLKRRR
- a CDS encoding amidohydrolase family protein, producing MAAYDELLGFINELQIIDSHEHLPPEAQRDQNSDVLSEWLFHYFSCDLISAGMSDDAMGQVRDSKQPLAKRWKIVQPFWDAARSTGYGRSLDIAARGLYGLDGVTGKTIEPLNEAFKAARAKGGHYQYVLKDKSRIALSLAAGAVVTPYERDFFAVSQYLDEFITPGHINRVRQVGQEVGVEIHSIEDWEHALELHVDKCLKGGAVALKCGLAYSRTLLFEKTPRAVAEEEFNRFFGPNHSAPWQPGTHMAKGFQDYMMHALLKLADARGLTFQIHTGLHEGNGNHIAHSNPVLLTNLFLEYSNVKFDIFHMSYPFIMELSNLAKNFRNVFIDMCWGHIISPEAARRAIVEWLDAVPANKITAFGGDYCFVDGVYGHATLARQNVAAALAQKVSDGSFDLDRAKQIAGWMFVDTPTRIFHLEDRIKKSAAKASKKRK
- a CDS encoding SDR family oxidoreductase; this translates as MDKLAEKTALITGGALRLGRAMALALAARGANVAVHYNRSERQADELVDELTAMGVRASALAADLSDETAVKTLLARAVETVGPLDILVNSASIYEGGRVLDLTAEDLSRHVQINALAPLELARAFAAQKRPGHIINFLDATVLDQDASHAAYHLSKRMLLQLTQLLAVELAPAVAVNAIAPGLIIPPPGEPADAYDKLTWTNPMHKVGSVEAIVHAAMFLLESDFITGQVIFVDGGRHLKRLMPRHGRPPADHGQ